In Marivirga salinae, a single window of DNA contains:
- a CDS encoding DEAD/DEAH box helicase: MTFKELGISDKLIKGLSELNIKNPTKIQELVISHLMQNEGDLVAQAQTGTGKTAAFGLPILERINPKDDKIQAVILSPTRELAQQIKHQLFKFTKYSDQVFMEVVFGGEKIEKQIQNLKRPTQILVATPGRLNDLIRRKAVDIRDAKLMVLDEADEMLSMGFKKDLEFILNTMKHKKDIWLFSATIPTDIKYIIKQYLDPNAKQIKASGNELVNEKIMHQYVPCDADEKMMVLDYFLKTQKQERGIIFCNTKNAARTLHEQLNARKISTGILEGDMHQKDRDKEMRAFKNKKLDLLIATDVAARGIDVANLAFVVHYEIPKQVDYYVHRSGRTARAGKTGVSMALCTKNEVTQIKKIRQELGIKIKEVPFG, encoded by the coding sequence ATGACATTTAAGGAATTAGGAATATCTGATAAACTCATCAAAGGTTTATCTGAATTGAATATAAAGAATCCGACCAAGATTCAAGAATTAGTTATTAGTCATTTAATGCAGAATGAAGGTGATTTGGTTGCTCAAGCACAAACCGGAACAGGTAAAACTGCTGCTTTTGGATTACCCATTTTAGAACGAATTAATCCTAAAGACGACAAAATTCAAGCGGTAATTTTATCTCCAACTCGAGAATTAGCGCAACAAATAAAGCATCAGTTGTTCAAGTTCACCAAATATTCTGATCAGGTATTTATGGAAGTGGTTTTTGGTGGAGAGAAAATTGAAAAGCAAATTCAAAACCTGAAAAGGCCTACTCAAATTTTAGTAGCTACTCCAGGGAGACTTAATGATTTAATCAGAAGGAAAGCCGTAGATATCAGAGATGCAAAATTGATGGTGTTGGATGAGGCTGATGAGATGTTAAGCATGGGTTTCAAAAAAGATTTGGAATTCATTTTGAATACAATGAAGCATAAAAAGGATATTTGGTTGTTTTCAGCTACAATTCCTACTGATATCAAATACATTATTAAGCAATATTTAGATCCTAATGCTAAGCAAATCAAAGCATCTGGAAATGAATTAGTGAATGAAAAGATCATGCATCAGTATGTGCCATGCGATGCTGATGAAAAAATGATGGTACTAGATTATTTCTTGAAGACTCAAAAGCAGGAGAGAGGTATTATTTTCTGTAATACTAAAAATGCAGCCAGAACACTTCATGAACAGCTGAATGCAAGAAAAATTTCAACTGGAATTTTGGAAGGCGATATGCACCAAAAGGATAGAGATAAAGAAATGAGAGCTTTTAAGAATAAAAAGCTTGATTTATTGATAGCCACAGATGTTGCTGCAAGAGGCATTGATGTAGCTAATCTGGCATTTGTAGTTCATTACGAAATTCCTAAGCAAGTTGATTACTATGTTCATAGAAGTGGAAGAACAGCCAGAGCAGGTAAAACGGGTGTGAGCATGGCCTTGTGTACTAAAAATGAAGTCACTCAAATCAAGAAAATCCGACAGGAATTAGGTATTAAGATAAAAGAAGTGCCATTTGGTTGA
- a CDS encoding DEAD/DEAH box helicase translates to MEFKELNFHPTLSEGLEMMGFLKATPIQTEAIPKILDGKDLIACAQTGTGKTAAFVLPVLHKIAIGGETKGVNTLIIAPTRELVQQIDQQIEGFSYFTNASSIAIYGGGDGAAWEQQKKAIRAGVDILVATPGRLIALLNSNETQLDNVQHLVLDEADRMLDMGFHDDIMRIVKQLPEKRQTLLFSATMPPKIKKLAGAILNNPEEISLSISKPAAGISQKAFLTHDDQKTPLLKFILGSGIYETAIVFAGKKDKVKSLERDLKDIGMSVKAFSSDLDQKEREIIMRDFRAKKVQVLIGTDIISRGIDVENISLVVNYDVPGDPEDYVHRIGRTARAATKGEAITFINEMDMEKFNRIEALIEKSIMKTNSLPNQIGQGPEYEENARKRKPSSFKKKKSFKRRN, encoded by the coding sequence TTGGAATTTAAAGAATTAAATTTTCATCCCACGCTGAGCGAAGGCTTGGAAATGATGGGCTTTCTAAAAGCCACACCCATACAAACAGAAGCCATTCCTAAAATATTAGATGGTAAAGACTTAATAGCCTGTGCGCAAACAGGAACCGGTAAAACTGCTGCTTTTGTACTACCTGTTTTACATAAGATTGCCATCGGTGGTGAAACCAAAGGTGTAAATACTTTAATAATAGCTCCAACTCGAGAGCTTGTACAACAAATAGATCAGCAAATAGAAGGCTTCTCATATTTCACTAATGCAAGCAGTATTGCCATTTATGGTGGTGGAGACGGTGCAGCTTGGGAACAACAAAAGAAAGCCATTAGAGCGGGTGTAGATATTTTGGTAGCTACTCCTGGAAGACTAATTGCACTTTTGAATTCAAATGAAACTCAGTTGGACAACGTTCAACATTTAGTTTTAGATGAAGCCGATAGAATGTTGGATATGGGTTTTCATGATGATATCATGAGAATCGTAAAACAACTTCCTGAAAAAAGGCAAACGCTTTTATTTTCAGCTACTATGCCTCCAAAGATCAAAAAATTGGCTGGAGCCATACTAAATAATCCTGAAGAGATAAGCTTATCAATTTCTAAGCCTGCAGCCGGCATTTCACAAAAGGCTTTTTTAACTCATGATGATCAAAAAACACCATTGTTAAAATTTATTCTAGGTTCAGGAATCTATGAAACAGCTATCGTTTTTGCAGGGAAAAAAGATAAAGTTAAATCTTTAGAGCGCGACTTAAAAGATATTGGCATGTCAGTGAAAGCTTTTTCCAGTGATTTAGATCAAAAGGAAAGAGAAATTATCATGCGTGATTTTAGAGCTAAAAAAGTTCAAGTCTTGATCGGAACTGATATTATCTCTCGTGGAATTGATGTGGAGAATATCAGCCTAGTAGTGAATTATGATGTTCCAGGTGATCCTGAAGATTATGTCCATAGAATTGGTAGAACTGCCCGTGCAGCTACTAAAGGGGAAGCCATAACCTTTATCAATGAAATGGATATGGAGAAATTCAACCGTATTGAAGCCTTGATTGAAAAATCAATTATGAAGACCAACAGCTTACCAAATCAAATTGGTCAAGGCCCTGAATATGAGGAAAATGCTCGTAAAAGAAAACCTTCGAGCTTTAAAAAGAAGAAGTCTTTCAAAAGAAGGAATTAA
- a CDS encoding PAS domain S-box protein: MNHISKIKRKNKSLIFSIAIGAFTAIVFSTTILISYQYYQKLKTQQLQSELNLVTENIRRIMTNSNFAAFAVGLTIDPTSDTIKNFKHVAKEIMARHPYLYGVQILRKGEIQYVYPYDLHQSVIGFDILKDSETSIEANKAIINKKIYYAGPLEFQQGGIGIVGRLPIFHEKEFWGFSAVLIKMEDFLKASGITNSEIENISFQLSKINPNTKKEEYFTTNKSNGSLLLSYQFEESGWKISGYYQQDPLIYILLAVVITLTIASSLGSGLHSYQLLKKPEKLESLLSEKTKEIEVNNDYLTSMVKAIPDLIFIYDKDANYLDFHAYQHSLLIYKPNEFIGKSVYQLFEKKFAENIHLAIQKAISSKEITEHSYYLDFKDGRKYFESRFIAINSEKVLAVVREVTESKLSAQELEKSEQKYRNLVSQASDAIFVTDESGNLIELNEKGFKMTGIPVEKITEYNLNQLVKLQNRDSLTITDIIHENGAALEEAILFSENKIDIPIEINCKLTSQGQIQGIIRDISVRNNYIRSIKQQNERFKEIAWIQSHEVRAPLARLLGLLDYLEKFESIHHDDKVKVIQSIRDSSLELDLIIRDVVKRTDHVENNT; the protein is encoded by the coding sequence ATGAATCATATATCAAAAATAAAAAGAAAAAATAAGTCATTAATATTTTCTATTGCCATAGGTGCTTTTACTGCTATAGTGTTTTCTACTACGATATTAATTAGCTACCAATATTATCAAAAACTAAAAACACAACAATTACAGTCGGAATTAAACCTTGTAACCGAAAACATTCGAAGAATAATGACCAATAGCAATTTTGCTGCCTTTGCTGTTGGTTTAACAATTGATCCTACTTCGGATACTATTAAAAATTTCAAGCATGTAGCCAAAGAAATAATGGCGCGTCATCCTTATTTATATGGCGTTCAAATACTGAGAAAAGGTGAAATTCAATATGTTTATCCTTATGATTTACATCAATCTGTAATTGGTTTTGATATTTTAAAAGATTCTGAAACAAGTATTGAAGCAAATAAAGCAATTATCAATAAGAAAATTTATTATGCTGGCCCACTTGAATTTCAGCAAGGTGGTATAGGCATAGTTGGAAGATTACCAATTTTTCATGAAAAGGAATTTTGGGGTTTCTCTGCAGTCCTGATCAAAATGGAAGATTTTCTAAAAGCTTCTGGAATTACTAATTCTGAAATTGAGAATATTAGTTTTCAATTATCAAAAATAAATCCAAATACTAAAAAAGAAGAATATTTCACTACAAATAAATCGAATGGCAGTTTATTGTTAAGCTATCAATTTGAAGAGTCAGGGTGGAAAATATCAGGATATTATCAACAAGATCCTCTTATTTATATATTATTAGCAGTAGTAATTACTTTAACAATTGCTTCATCACTTGGAAGTGGTCTACATAGCTATCAATTATTGAAAAAACCTGAAAAGTTAGAGTCGCTGTTGTCCGAGAAAACTAAGGAAATTGAAGTAAATAATGATTACCTAACTTCTATGGTTAAGGCTATTCCAGATTTAATATTTATTTATGATAAAGATGCTAATTATCTAGATTTTCATGCCTACCAGCATTCTCTATTAATTTATAAACCAAATGAATTTATAGGGAAATCTGTCTACCAATTATTTGAGAAAAAGTTTGCTGAAAATATTCATTTGGCTATTCAAAAGGCAATTAGTTCAAAAGAAATTACTGAACATTCCTATTATTTAGACTTTAAAGACGGGAGGAAATATTTTGAATCTAGATTTATTGCAATTAATTCAGAAAAAGTGTTGGCAGTGGTGAGGGAAGTAACTGAAAGTAAATTATCAGCTCAAGAACTTGAGAAAAGTGAGCAAAAATATAGAAACCTTGTATCGCAAGCTTCCGATGCAATTTTTGTAACTGATGAGAGCGGAAATTTAATAGAATTAAACGAGAAGGGATTTAAAATGACTGGTATACCGGTTGAAAAAATAACCGAATATAATCTTAATCAATTAGTCAAACTACAAAACAGGGATAGTTTGACCATTACCGATATTATTCATGAAAATGGGGCTGCATTAGAGGAAGCTATTTTATTTTCAGAAAATAAAATAGATATCCCTATTGAAATAAATTGCAAACTTACCTCTCAAGGGCAAATTCAGGGGATTATTCGAGATATTTCAGTAAGAAATAATTACATCAGATCTATTAAACAGCAGAATGAAAGATTCAAAGAAATTGCCTGGATTCAAAGTCATGAAGTGAGGGCGCCATTAGCTAGACTTTTAGGTTTGTTAGATTATCTTGAGAAATTTGAAAGCATTCATCATGATGATAAAGTAAAAGTTATTCAATCTATTAGAGACAGTTCTTTGGAACTGGATTTAATAATACGTGATGTAGTGAAACGGACTGATCATGTGGAAAATAATACTTGA
- a CDS encoding TldD/PmbA family protein — translation MAILSKEEAKQILEKVMSFSTADSLEAGLSGSGRGNIRYARNTVTTSGFNDDISLGVTANFGKRSASSTINEFDDESLRKVVKRAEELAKLAPENPEFMEPLGPQEYKESKTYFKSTADISPEFRAEIAKNSIEPAKAKDVTAAGYLEDSSGFSSIMNSKGLFAYSQESELEFTVTMRTSDGTGSGWVSRDYNDVNQFNGAEASAVALEKAIMSREAKAIEPGKYTVIMEPAASVQLLGNMLYNMGARQADEGRSFLSKKGGGTKIGEKLVDERVNIYSDPFNELVPANGWNGDGLPRERTSWIENGVVKNMSYSRYWAKKQGVEPVPGPANGIMVGGDATTEDLIKSTKRGILVTRLWYIRTVDPQTLLYTGLTRDGTFYIENGKIKHPIKNMRFNESPIIMLNNLEELGQQQRINGNLVPVMKIRDFTFTSLSDAV, via the coding sequence ATGGCAATATTATCTAAAGAAGAAGCAAAGCAAATATTAGAAAAGGTGATGAGCTTTTCTACTGCTGATAGCTTGGAAGCAGGCCTATCGGGGAGTGGAAGGGGCAATATCCGATATGCTAGAAATACAGTAACCACCAGTGGCTTTAATGATGACATCAGCTTAGGTGTAACAGCAAATTTTGGAAAAAGATCAGCATCCTCTACTATAAATGAATTTGACGATGAGTCATTAAGGAAAGTGGTGAAAAGAGCTGAGGAATTAGCAAAACTAGCTCCTGAGAATCCAGAATTTATGGAACCTTTAGGTCCCCAAGAATATAAGGAATCCAAAACATATTTTAAAAGTACAGCCGATATCAGTCCTGAATTTAGAGCTGAAATCGCCAAAAACAGTATCGAGCCAGCAAAAGCAAAGGATGTAACTGCAGCTGGTTATTTAGAAGATTCCTCAGGCTTTTCAAGTATAATGAATTCTAAAGGCTTATTTGCCTACTCTCAGGAATCCGAGTTAGAATTCACTGTAACCATGCGTACAAGTGATGGAACTGGTTCAGGTTGGGTTAGCAGAGACTATAACGATGTTAACCAATTTAATGGCGCAGAGGCATCTGCTGTGGCTTTGGAAAAAGCAATTATGAGTAGAGAAGCGAAGGCTATTGAACCTGGGAAATATACCGTAATAATGGAACCTGCAGCTTCCGTACAACTATTAGGGAATATGTTGTACAACATGGGAGCTAGACAAGCTGATGAAGGAAGAAGTTTTCTATCAAAAAAAGGAGGTGGAACTAAAATTGGTGAAAAACTAGTGGATGAAAGAGTCAATATATATTCAGACCCATTCAATGAACTAGTTCCTGCGAATGGATGGAATGGCGATGGTTTACCTAGAGAGCGAACTAGCTGGATTGAAAATGGGGTAGTCAAAAACATGTCTTACAGCCGTTACTGGGCTAAAAAGCAAGGGGTAGAACCAGTTCCAGGTCCTGCAAATGGAATTATGGTTGGGGGCGATGCCACAACTGAAGACTTAATTAAAAGCACAAAGAGAGGGATTTTAGTAACTCGTTTATGGTATATCCGAACTGTCGATCCTCAAACACTGCTCTATACTGGTTTAACACGTGATGGTACTTTTTATATTGAAAATGGTAAAATTAAGCATCCTATTAAGAATATGCGTTTTAATGAGAGCCCAATTATCATGTTGAATAATTTGGAGGAATTAGGACAGCAACAACGAATCAATGGAAACCTTGTTCCAGTTATGAAAATTCGTGATTTTACGTTCACGAGTTTATCAGATGCCGTTTAA
- a CDS encoding TldD/PmbA family protein has protein sequence MKRREFLQLAGMGVGGALLTVPLIGNAVDMDRLLESPIDVLEKKRLADIGLNAAKANGATYADVRIGRYLNQYIFTREDKLQNAVNTESFGVGVRVIANGTWGFASTLDVSDAGIQKAAEKATAIAKANGKIQTEPVQLAPVQSYGEVSWKTPLEKNAVAVPLKEKVDLLLSANAEAINNGANYVNSALFMINEQKYFASTEGSYIDQDVHCIWPNFNVTAIDPDTGKYKSRQALSSPMGMGFEYMDPRASSKKEGPGGTMHYFDRYDMIEDAGLAGKQTKEMLKADSIKAGKYDLVLDPNHLGLTIHESIGHATELDRVLGYEANYAGTSFATLDKWKSKDFKYGSDIVNVFADKTQEGSLGAVGYDDEGVKTKKWDLIKDGILVNYQAIRDQAHIINEDESHGCCYSQSWNDVQFQRMPNVSLEPGKEEYSPDDMIKDVEKGIYIVGRGSYSIDQQRYNFQFGGTLFFEIEEGKIKGPVNDVAYQSNTQEFWNSCSKICDKSDYKTFGSFFDGKGQPSQISSVSHGSATTRFDGVNVINTARNI, from the coding sequence ATGAAGAGAAGAGAGTTTTTACAACTAGCAGGAATGGGTGTAGGAGGAGCATTATTAACCGTGCCATTAATTGGTAATGCGGTGGATATGGACAGACTTCTAGAAAGCCCAATAGATGTTTTAGAGAAAAAAAGATTAGCTGATATTGGATTAAATGCAGCTAAGGCAAATGGAGCTACTTATGCTGATGTTCGAATCGGAAGATATCTCAACCAATATATTTTCACTAGAGAAGATAAATTACAGAATGCGGTAAATACGGAATCTTTCGGAGTGGGAGTAAGGGTTATTGCGAATGGCACTTGGGGTTTTGCTTCCACTTTAGATGTTAGCGATGCTGGAATTCAGAAGGCAGCTGAAAAAGCTACTGCCATAGCAAAAGCAAATGGGAAAATTCAAACTGAACCCGTTCAGTTAGCTCCGGTACAATCCTATGGAGAGGTAAGTTGGAAAACACCGCTTGAAAAGAATGCGGTTGCTGTTCCTTTAAAAGAAAAAGTGGATTTACTTCTTTCTGCAAATGCTGAAGCCATAAATAATGGTGCTAATTATGTGAATAGTGCTTTATTTATGATCAATGAGCAAAAATATTTTGCTAGCACCGAAGGTTCTTACATTGATCAAGATGTTCATTGCATCTGGCCAAACTTTAATGTTACCGCTATTGATCCAGATACTGGGAAATATAAATCAAGACAAGCCTTAAGCTCGCCAATGGGAATGGGGTTTGAATATATGGATCCAAGGGCTTCAAGCAAAAAAGAAGGTCCTGGTGGCACAATGCATTATTTTGATAGATATGACATGATAGAAGATGCAGGTTTAGCTGGTAAGCAAACCAAAGAAATGCTAAAAGCTGATTCTATTAAAGCAGGGAAATATGATCTTGTTTTAGATCCTAACCATCTCGGGTTAACGATACATGAAAGTATTGGACATGCAACTGAATTAGATAGAGTTTTAGGATATGAAGCAAACTATGCTGGAACTAGCTTTGCTACTTTAGATAAATGGAAAAGCAAAGATTTTAAATATGGTAGTGATATAGTAAATGTTTTTGCTGATAAAACTCAAGAAGGCTCTTTAGGGGCAGTAGGTTATGATGATGAAGGAGTGAAGACCAAAAAATGGGATTTAATTAAAGACGGAATTTTGGTAAATTATCAAGCCATTAGAGATCAGGCTCATATCATAAATGAAGATGAATCTCACGGATGTTGCTATTCTCAAAGCTGGAATGATGTTCAATTCCAAAGAATGCCAAATGTATCATTAGAACCTGGAAAAGAGGAATACAGTCCAGATGATATGATTAAGGACGTTGAAAAAGGAATTTATATTGTAGGTCGTGGTTCATATTCTATTGATCAGCAACGTTATAATTTCCAATTTGGTGGTACTTTGTTTTTTGAAATTGAAGAGGGGAAAATTAAAGGGCCTGTGAATGATGTGGCATACCAATCCAATACCCAGGAGTTTTGGAATTCTTGTTCTAAGATTTGTGATAAAAGTGATTACAAAACTTTCGGTTCTTTCTTTGATGGAAAAGGACAACCGTCACAAATCAGTTCAGTTTCTCATGGCAGTGCCACGACTCGTTTCGATGGCGTAAATGTAATCAATACTGCAAGAAATATTTAA
- the dinB gene encoding DNA polymerase IV — protein sequence MEKETERKIIHVDMDAFYASVEQMDYPELKGKPVAVGGNRQRGVVAAASYEARKFGIHSAMPSKIAASKCKDLVFVKPRFERYRELSHQIREIFFRYTDLVEPLSLDEAYLDVTENKMGISTATDIALEIKKAIKDEIGLTASAGVSINKFLAKIASDYRKPNGIFIIKPHQVIPFIEKLPIEKFFGVGKKTAEKMHSLDIKTGADLRNKSIKELIKYFGKQGRYFYSVSRGEDFRKVNPNRIRKSVGAENTFAISLKTKTEIWEALQPIAEKCWKRYKQSDANAHTITLKIKFDDFKQITRSKSYEEAIESANLFDQGLESLMQSFELSQSVRLVGCSLSNFEIEEKVGENGQMTLGF from the coding sequence TTGGAAAAAGAGACAGAACGCAAAATAATACATGTCGACATGGATGCTTTCTATGCATCCGTTGAGCAAATGGACTATCCTGAGCTAAAAGGAAAACCTGTGGCTGTTGGTGGAAACCGACAGAGAGGTGTGGTAGCAGCAGCAAGCTATGAAGCCAGAAAGTTTGGAATACATTCCGCAATGCCATCAAAAATAGCCGCCTCCAAATGCAAGGATTTAGTTTTTGTAAAACCTCGTTTTGAAAGGTATAGAGAATTGAGCCATCAAATTCGAGAGATTTTCTTTAGATATACTGATTTAGTAGAGCCACTTTCTTTAGATGAAGCATATCTAGATGTAACCGAGAATAAAATGGGGATTTCCACCGCTACTGACATTGCATTGGAAATTAAAAAAGCAATTAAAGATGAAATAGGACTGACTGCTTCCGCAGGTGTTTCCATTAATAAGTTTTTAGCGAAAATTGCTTCCGATTACCGAAAGCCTAATGGGATTTTCATCATTAAACCTCATCAAGTAATTCCTTTTATAGAAAAATTACCCATTGAAAAATTTTTTGGTGTTGGTAAGAAAACAGCTGAAAAAATGCACTCCTTGGATATCAAAACTGGAGCTGATTTAAGAAATAAATCAATAAAAGAATTAATTAAATATTTTGGTAAACAGGGCCGCTATTTTTATTCAGTAAGTAGAGGAGAAGATTTTCGAAAAGTAAATCCAAACAGGATCAGGAAATCTGTAGGAGCAGAAAATACATTCGCAATTAGTTTAAAAACTAAAACAGAAATATGGGAAGCTTTACAGCCCATTGCCGAAAAATGTTGGAAACGCTATAAGCAAAGTGATGCTAATGCCCATACTATAACGCTAAAAATAAAATTTGACGATTTCAAGCAAATAACTAGAAGCAAATCATATGAGGAAGCTATAGAATCAGCCAATCTATTTGATCAAGGTTTAGAAAGTCTGATGCAATCATTTGAATTATCGCAATCCGTCAGATTAGTAGGTTGTTCCTTATCTAATTTTGAAATAGAAGAAAAGGTAGGCGAAAATGGACAAATGACTTTAGGGTTTTAG